One Dioscorea cayenensis subsp. rotundata cultivar TDr96_F1 chromosome 19, TDr96_F1_v2_PseudoChromosome.rev07_lg8_w22 25.fasta, whole genome shotgun sequence genomic window, CCGAATCACTCTGCTATTACCAATCTCCATCTAGTTTTTAAAATGTATGATTTCTTTTATTGGGTTTCACATGAGTGTTGTTCTTAGTTCTTACAGGTTATATGAaagctcaatatatatatatatatatatatatatatatatatatatatataataacaagcCTTGTGAGGTTTATGATGGAAGTGAAAGTTGAGGGCTGATAGGCCGGAAGCCCATAGCTCACTAATAaccttatttactttttcatcctgtaatttattttttttttaattttgataataggTGACAAATATTTAATAGTGAGAGTCATGCACATGCACAGATATGAAGTACATCCACAAGCTTAATAGTATCATACTCTCACTTTGCGAAAGTTTTGATCCCATGTTTCTCTGGAATGAGGCCAATAGATCAAGAAGGTATTGGTTTTAACTTGATTCAAATtgatttagtttatatatatatatatatatatatatatatatatatatatataactgcgGGCcagtttttaaagaaataaaaatacactTTGCCTGTGAACATAGGTCAAATTGACTTACCATgcaattttcttctcttttctgtttgtttctttttgttcttctgatTAATTAtctgaagatttttttttttttgttggttaatCAGAAAGCAAACAGAGAAGATAAAAAAGGGTGGAGGGACCAAGATAACTCCAATGATACCTTTCTCTAGTTAtcctcaatatctatttttgcGTGCACTTTGatacttttctttttatatatctattgttttcttttgcttatttactttactaaaagaaaaaaaaaagaacattattGAAACTGAAATActcttttcttctaagtttTACAAAGTACCACTACACATTATGGTTATTGGGAGCATAAAAAGGGGGCATGAGGAATTTAGAGTTCATGACATCGAATAGAATCTTTAATTAGGCTTTGCCTTTAGTTGCCCAATGGCACacatattgttttcttttcctagtTGATGTAGCCCCACAATGAGAGAAAGCTTAATTTCTTCACTCTCTATTAATTGATCCAATTTACTCCTCTAACTGGCTCAAGTACTTGTTTGGTTAATAGAAACATACTACTtactatatatatcatcaaaccCACAAGTGAGCATTGAGTTCGTCACCATGACACTATGACACACacccatatatattaatatttaaaatataatttatttttttcaaaactcacttcatgaatatatatatatatatatagattggtGATGAATGATGATCCTGACTAATGATAAGCATTTCTTAGGAAAGTAAAGTAAAATTCACTTTTAATAATTTCCAAATTAATCTCTCAAGCTTAACTCTTCCAAATGATGTACGTATACATTACATCAAAAGATTCAAAACTAGAATTaggtaataaatattatttccaaaaaaaaaaaatgcaatatttctGTCCATTTTGAAACATCTCCTACCTAAACACCCTTAGTGGCCGTTTGCTTTGTTGTGAATGAAGTTTGCTTGTACTAAGTAATGCATGTCCGTTCATGTCAACTCACTAGGCCCTCAATTGATGGTATCAAGAATCTTATCAATCTTTAAGCACCATTATTGGCCTTAGCTAAACCCCTTTTGTGAGAAaagacatgataaaaaaataagaaaaaacaaaacagatTCACGCTCTCTTTTTGTTGCAAATGTCAACTTTCAAGCAATATCAATGCATTCACTGATAATTGTCATCCAATACAATATACCAATTAAGGAACAAACCATGCAAATAAGCACTTATTTAATCACTTAATAACATCcactaattattaattagacAGCAATTCTCCAAATTTATGACCCAAGCTTTTAATTGTAGTTGGAGAGACAGCTCTAGTTCCACCCAAGTACCATTTTTGTATCATCTCAACAACATTCCCAttctccaccttgatcttcacCTCCTCTTTGCCTTGAGTTGCAAATGAAATCTAGAAGGAAAAAccataattaaattaagttcaagttcattaattaattaactaatagaattataattaatataagtttTAGATAAATAATAGACTCGCCTCAGCTGTTGGAGAGGATGTGGGGAAATGGAAGGTAATGACGGAGGCCTTGTGGAaatattttgtttggaaaaacTCAGTGAGCTTCTCCAAggcttcttcttccttttcttcataCTTATCAATGGCTGCCAACCTATCTCTAATGGCACTCTCTAATTGCACTCCATATTGAGAtccttttatctcttttatcaCCA contains:
- the LOC120283733 gene encoding probable chalcone--flavonone isomerase 3 isoform X2, with amino-acid sequence MGSEMVMVDDVSFPTEIITNTNNKPLALMGHGITDIEIHFLQIKYNAIGIYLEKEVVNHLVNWKDKKENELSEDDAFFDALVSAPVEKFFRVVVIKEIKGSQYGVQLESAIRDRLAAIDKYEEKEEEALEKLTEFFQTKYFHKASVITFHFPTSSPTAEISFATQGKEEVKIKVENGNVVEMIQKWYLGGTRAVSPTTIKSLGHKFGELLSN
- the LOC120283733 gene encoding probable chalcone--flavonone isomerase 3 isoform X1 — its product is MGSEMVMVDDVSFPTEIITNTNNKPLALMGHAIGVRVSGITDIEIHFLQIKYNAIGIYLEKEVVNHLVNWKDKKENELSEDDAFFDALVSAPVEKFFRVVVIKEIKGSQYGVQLESAIRDRLAAIDKYEEKEEEALEKLTEFFQTKYFHKASVITFHFPTSSPTAEISFATQGKEEVKIKVENGNVVEMIQKWYLGGTRAVSPTTIKSLGHKFGELLSN